TCAACCGCTTCGAATTCGGCGATCTGGCACTCCATGCAGTCGAGTCCGAACCTGCGGAAAACCTCGACGGTTTCCGGGTACTTGCGAATCACGTCCTCAATGGTCATATCCCGAGTGATCATGGCTGCCTCCTGGGCGGGCTTCCACCGCCGAATTTCTTCTCCAGTGCCTCTTTGACCGCCGGCGGAACGAAGGTGTCGATCGGCCCCCTGAGCGAGGCGACCTCCTTGACGATCGACGAACTCAGGTAACCGTAGGGCACCGAAGTCATCATGAAGAGAGTTTCCACCTGTTCCTGAACCGTGTGA
This region of Desulfuromonadales bacterium genomic DNA includes:
- a CDS encoding DUF1858 domain-containing protein, with amino-acid sequence MITRDMTIEDVIRKYPETVEVFRRFGLDCMECQIAEFEAVEHGAGVHHVNVERLVEELNKAIKKR